In Heptranchias perlo isolate sHepPer1 chromosome 16, sHepPer1.hap1, whole genome shotgun sequence, one genomic interval encodes:
- the LOC137333702 gene encoding LOW QUALITY PROTEIN: uncharacterized protein (The sequence of the model RefSeq protein was modified relative to this genomic sequence to represent the inferred CDS: deleted 2 bases in 1 codon), whose protein sequence is MTKVHSFVKSLVMSYHKLKVAVIGAGASGLCAARHLLARPQIFAPPVVYELSDCVGGTWVYTDGVGKDDNGLPIHSSMYRDLRTNLPKEVMCFPDFPFDPQLPSFIRHTDVRTYLEQYTDHFEIQPNIKFLTYVELVNPVSGTTGDVQSSWEVTSLNLRSHCRSTERFDSVIVCNGHYSDPFIPHIPEIECFKGQIMHSHEYRFAEPFTGKNLVLLGAGPSGIDIALELCVVVNQVVLIYNHLLISSPLPPNFLLAKGVNRFSETGLICNDGMEYPADVLMFCTGYNYSFPFLEKEVGLKVNDHRVTPLYKHIVHTTFPTLFFIGLCKTVCPFPLFHSQVLFVLASLDGTYKLPPKAEMDAVTEHEYQSSLQSGISHRHFHKLDSRQWSYNAELAHLSKTDPIPPITRDLYEANNKIRKQDLCNYKRFNYEIVSHDTWKIVNPKPL, encoded by the exons ATGACTAAAGTTCACAGTTTCGTAAAGTCATTAGTAATGAGTTACCACAAGTTGAAAGTAGCCGTAATAGGGGCAGGGGCGAGCGGACTCTGTGCTGCTCGTCACCTGCTGGCCAGGCCACAGATCTTCGCCCCCCCTGTTGTCTATGAGCTGTCTGACTGTGTTGGAGGCACCTGGGTTTACACGGACGGAGTGGGAAAGGATGACAATGGTCTACCAATACACTCCAGCATGTACAGGGACTTAAG GACAAATCTTCCAAAAGAGGTCATGTGCTTCCCAGATTTTCCATTTGACCCTCAACTCCCTTCTTTCATTCGTCACACTGATGTGAGGACATACCTGGAGCAATACACTGATCATTTTGAAATTCAACCCAACATAAAG TTTCTCACGTATGTTGAATTAGTGAATCCTGTTTCTGGAACCACTGGAGATGTTCAGAGCTCATGGGAAGTAACATCATTGAATCTGAGAAGTCATTGCCGTAGTACGGAGAGATTTGATTCTGTTATTGTTTGTAATGG CCACTATTCTGACCCTTTCATCCCGCACATCCCTGAAATTGAGTGTTTCAAAGGACAGATAATGCACAGTCATGAGTACAGGTTTGCTGAGCCTTTCACTGGGAAGAATCTGGTTCTGCTTGGTGCTGGTCCATCTGGGATTGACATAGCACTGGAATTATGCGTGGTTGTAAATCAAGTTGTTTTGATATATAATCATTTGCTAATATCATCACCCCTGCCTCCAAATTTCCTGCTAGCCAAAGGTGTGAACAGATTTTCAGAGACTGGACTGATCTGTAATGATGGAATGGAGTATCCTGCAGATGTATTAATGTTC TGTACTGGTTATAActattcttttccttttcttgAAAAAGAGGTGGGCTTAAAAGTGAACGATCACAGGGTTACCCCACTTTACAAACACATTGTTCACACCACCTTTCCGACTCTCTTTTTTATTGGTTTATGCAAGACCGTTTGTCCTTTTCCTTTGTTCCACAGTCAGGTCTTATTTGTTTTGGCATCTTTAGATGGTACCTACAAACTACCACCAAAAGCTGAGATGGATGCAGTTACAGAACATGAATACCAGTCCTCTTTGCAAAGTGGAATTTCTCACAGACACTTTCATAAATTGGATAGTCGTCAGTGGAGTTACAATGCTGAGTTAGCCCATTTATCCAAAACTGATCCCATACCACCTATTACAAGAGATCTGTATGAAGCAAACAATAAAATAAGAAAGCAAGATCTGTGCAATTACAAAAGGTTTAACTATGAGATAGTAAGCCATGATACATGGAAAATAGTGAACCCTAAACCATTATAA